Below is a genomic region from Oryzias melastigma strain HK-1 linkage group LG7, ASM292280v2, whole genome shotgun sequence.
ACGTTTGACTTCCTTTTGGTTGNCTCCGCCTCACTGACGGGGACATCCACCTCCACCTGACGGTGACGTCTGGACTTACACAtctgagacacaaacacagaaaacagagacaaatgttttttaaagagaaaagtaaagaaaatatggAAACAAACGGAGGTAAAAGCGTCTCTGTACCTCGGCTGCTTCTCCAAATGCCTTCAACTTGATGGAGGCGAGGAGTTCAGCTCTTTTGGATGCCTGAGGACGGACCGGAGTGAGAGAGGCGGGACACAGAGGCTGACAGGTGAAAACACCAGACCGCACGCCGACCTTTCCAAGACCACTTCAGAAAAGTCAGGCCTTTAAAAAGTATAACAGACCTCCATCTGCGAGGACGTTCCTTCAGCGGAgtcctcctcttcatcaacACCGCTCAGCTGAAACAAACAGTTTGATGGTGAAAATCCCACGTACCAAAAACAGTCCGTTCAGATCAGAAGGTTCAGTCTGGGAGTTTTTCACTTCGTTCAGCTGCATTTTAAAGAACTTCCAtctttaaaaactcattaaaagtGTCAAAAGNTCAATAGGAAATGATGCCAGGAAACTTTACGTAATGAAATATGAACACATAACTTATaaccataaatacattttgttttcaaaaaagtgGACATGAAAGAAGAATGCTCCAACTAGGAATTGAACGCTGGGTTCTTCCATGCCAGTCCTGTACTTAACCCAGTGGCGGTTTTAGGCGGGGCGCCGATTCAAAGGGGCGGGATCTCACcgctgggaggaaaaaataatctgcgcaGATATGATCGTCTACTACCTGTCATGTGTTGAACGGCCTGAAATCAGTGAATTAGCGCCCTCTGTTGGTGCAGGCGCCCTTGTCCGCTGAGCAGGAAACGGACAGGTGTTTAGAGAGAGGGAGGGGCGGAGGGACAGTTCAGCTGCGGGTCTCTCCTAAACGAAGAGGATGGATGAGGAAGGAGGGCGGGGTCTactttgtagaatgttttatttttaagtcagtcataacatgacattctataacCCATGTTTCAATATAGGCGGACCTCTAAATTAACAACCGCCAAACGTTGGTTAAACTCTATTTGGTGGTcagaaaagctctttgactttgacaggtgagtctctgttcttcatctctgaggctcaaacacaacatgatggagtctgcttctcccccactgttggtcaccacaaacatccattttggagttgattcaaaacatttaatcctgACTTTACTGCgctgatttaatggatttaattgtcACATTCACCGCGGCAcgaggtgcgttcaggggctgcGTGAAATTTCAACACGTATGCACTTGCATTAAGAACTcgctattgctgcattcaggtgtgctGGGAATTTCTAGTATTTGAccccagcaacacaaacacacactgattcagtgctccatttcattgtgactcacaacAACACTGATCAGTAACATTAcacacaattatgcaaaaatgtttcacatattaagcatgtttttatattcatgacattaaaaaaaaacctttaaaataattattttactgttcttaactagttttaatctttactcttttatgattgaaaaaaacatttgtgatttgaacaaagtcaatttcttaaaaaaatgttaatgacatagaaatgactagaaataaaccttagggctttgatgaaaagttgatgCTTAAGGAGTGTGTTCATCtaaaggttcagagaaaagTTCAAACTTAAGGGAATAACGGTTTTGATAAACATACAACTTCTTTATTAGACAAATGTTGAGCTGGTATAAATCTAATATGGCTGGTAGACTTTGGATGTCataactaaacatgtttttaacattggatTGAAGAGCAACATGActgatttttcttctctggaGTACAGATTAATATGgtcatttaaatgttcaaatcatgggtgtttttttaaccatcatatTTCCTcgtatagttttatttataaagtatatttgtaTTATAGTTTGTACTGATAACTGTTATTATGCTGCGCAGCATTGTGTTAAATGTCTGTTGTATGTTGTTTTCAATTGTAATTCTAGGAAAACATGGCNNNNNNNNNNNNNNNNNNNNNNNNNNNNNNNNNNNNNNNNNNNNNNNNNNNNNNNNNNNNNNNNNNNNNNNNNNNNNNNNNNNNNNNNNNNNNNNNNNNNNNNNNNNNNNNNNNNNNNNNNNNNNNNNNNNNNNNNNNNNNNNNNNNNNNNNNNNNNNNNNNNNNNNNNNNNNNNNNNNNNNNNNNNNNNNNNNNNNNNNNNNNNNNNNNNNNNNNNNNNNNNNNNNNNNNNNNNNNNNNNNNNNNNNNNNNNNNNNNNNNNNNNNNNNNNNNNNNNNNNNNNNNNNNNNNNNNNNNNNNNNNNNNNNNNNNNNNNNNNNNNNNNNNNNNNNNNNNNNNNNNNNNNNNNNNNNNNNNNNNNNNNNNNNNNNNNNNNNNNNNNNNNNNNNNNNNNNNNNNNNNNNNNNNNNNNNNNNNNNNNNNNNNNNNNNNNNNNNNNNNNNNNNNNNNNNNNNNNNNNNNNNNNNNNNNNNNNNNNNNNNNNNNNNNNNNNNNNNNNNNNNNNNNNNNNNNNNNNNNNNNNNNNNNNNNNNNNNNNNNNNNNNNNNNNNNNNNNNNNNNNNNNNNNNNNNNNNNNNNNNNNNNNNNNNNNNNNNNNNNNNNNNNNNNNNNNNNNNNNNNNNNNNNNNNNNNNNNNNNNNNNNNNNNNNNNNNNNNNNNNNNNNNNNNNNNNNNNNNNNNNNNNNNNNNNNNNNNNNNNNNNNNNNNNNNNNNNNNNNNNNNNNNNNNNNNNNNNNNNNNNNNNNNNNNNNNNNNNNNNNNNNNNNNNNNNNNNNNNNNNNNNNNNNNNNNNNNNNNNNNNNNNNNNNNNNNNNNNNNNNNNNNNNNNNNNNNNNNNNNNNNNNNNNNNNNNNNNNNNNNNNNNNNNNNNNNNNNNNNNNNNNNNNNNNNNNNNNNNNNNNNNNNNNNNNNNNNNNNNNNNNNNNNNNNNNNNNNNNNNNNNNNNNNNNNNNNNNNNNNNNNNNNNNNNNNNNNNNNNNNNNNNNNNNNNNNNNNNNNNNNNNNNNNNNNNNNNNNNNNNNNNNNNNNNNNNNNNNNNNNNNNNNNNNNNNNNNNNNNNNNNNNNNNNNNNNNNNNNNNNNNNNNNNNNNNNNNNNNNNNNNNNNNNNNNNNNNNNNNNNNNNNNNNNNNNNNNNNNNNNNNNNNNNNNNNNNNNNNNNNNNNNNNNNNNNNNNNNNNNNNNNNNNNNNNNNNNNNNNNNNNNNNNNNNNNNNNNNNNNNNNNNNNNNNNNNNNNNNNNNNNNNNNNNNNNNNNNNNNNNNNNNNNNNNNNNNNNNNNNNNNNNNNNNNNNNNNNNNNNNNNNNNNNNNNNNNNNNNNNNNNNNNNNNNNNNNNNNNNNNNNNNNNNNNNNNNNNNNNNNNNNNNNNNNNNNNNNNNNNNNNNNNNNNNNNNNNNNNNNNNNNNNNNNNNNNNNNNNNNNNNNNNNNNNNNNNNNNNNNNNNNNNNNNNNNNNNNNNNNNNNNNNNNNNNNNNNNNNNNNNNNNNNNNNNNNNNNNNNNNNNNNNNNNNNNNNNNNNNNNNNNNNNNNNNNNNNNNNNNNNNNNNNNNNNNNNNNNNNNNNNNNNNNNNNNNNNNNNNNNNNNNNNNNNNNNNNNNNNNNNNNNNNNNNNNNNNNNNNNNNNNNNNNNNNNNNNNNNNNNNNNNNNNNNNNNNNNNNNNNNNNNNNNNNNNNNNNNNNNNNNNNNNNNNNNNNNNNNNNNNNNNNNNNNNNNNNNNNNNNNNNNNNNNNNNNNNNNNNNNNNNNNNNNNNNNNNNNNNNNNNNNNNNNNNNNNNNNNNNNNNNNNNNNNNNNNNNNNNNNNNNNNNNNNNNNNNNNNNNNNNNNNNNNNNNNNNNNNNNNNNNNNNNNNNNNNNNNNNNNNNNNNNNNNNNNNNNNNNNNNNNNNNNNNNNNNNNNNNNNNNNNNNNNNNNNNNNNNNNNNNNNNNNNNNNNNNNNNNNNNNNNNNNNNNNNNNNNNNNNNNNNNNNNNNNNNNNNNNNNNNNNNNNNNNNNNNNNNNNNNNNNNNNNNNNNNNNNNNNNNNNNNNNNNNNNNNNNNNNNNNNNNNNNNNNNNNNNNNNNNNNNNNNNNNNNNNNNNNNNNNNNNNNNNNNNNNNNNNNNNNNNNNNNNNNNNNNNNNNNNNNNNNNNNNNNNNNNNNNNNNNNNNNNNNNNNNNNNNNNNNNNNNNNNNNNNNNNNNNNNNNNNNNNNNNNNNNNNNNNNNNNNNNNNNNNNNNNNNNNNNNNNNNNNNNNNNNNNNNNNNNNNNNNNNNNNNNNNNNNNNNNNNNNNNNNNNNNNNNNNNNNNNNNNNNNNNNNNNNNNNNNNNNNNNNNNNNNNNNNNNNNNNNNNNNNNNNNNNNNNNNNNNNNNNNNNNNNNNNNNNNNNNNNNNNNNNNNNNNNNNNNNNNNNNNNNNNNNNNNNNNNNNNNNNNNNNNNNNNNNNNNNNNNNNNNNNNNNNNNNNNNNNNNNNNNNNNNNNNNNNNNNNNNNNNNNNNNNNNNNNNNNNNNNNNNNNNNNNNNNNNNNNNNNNNNNNNNNNNNNNNNNNNNNNNNCACAGTTGAGGCGTTGACAGATGTTGTCTGAATTTTCTTCATCCCATCCGCTTTTAGCGACCCTTTTCCACTCGTCTCCATGCTGGACTTCCAGCCTACCAGCACATTTTCCGGGACCGTCCGCCAGTCTAAACTTAACACTTTCTGAATCATAGCAACACAATAcagtattttacaaataaaataaagtgcttttcttctcctgaatatatatatatatatatatatatatatatatatatatatatatatatatatatatgcaaataTTGAATATAGAGAAgtaattatataaataattacTTAGAATTATATATTATTAAGAATTGTTTAAATTCATAATGTCAGATCAGGTCTAGatttgtaaaagtatttttttcccacaggATTACTGTCTTTAAGTTATACAAAGATATGTTCCATTCATATGTGACTAACTTAATAGTTCAATAGTTCGTTGCTTCATCTCACCTGAACAGATGATGTGGGGCGTATTCTTACAGGTCAGCTGCTGACCTCGCAGGGCCTTGCAGTGCCATAAGGAAGACTCGTCGCCCAAGCATTCCACGTAATCCATGACCCCTGATGTGGCAGCATCTTTGATTGACAGTTGAATTGACTATGGGAAAAATCAaagtcattgaaaaaaaaacttgcatgtaATATGGAGGACTTCTACAAAAACTGTTCCTGTTGTAATTCTTCCTCCTGAAAGGTCAGTCCACTAACGCAGTGTGCAGGTCTGTGAGGCTCAACCGCCTCTGTGCTGGGTTGCcatgtcaccatgacaacaagcCGCATCCTGTATCAAATAGTCCGccatttgtgaaaaagtgatctaaattgaagaaataaaaagaataaagtactaactATTGATTgaatacttatttattttgtaaatgaccatggcataagcgggataatgccctttgaagcgtgcgttatgagaaatgaACAcactttatctgtttgtttatttgtttgtttttttaccccaCTTATACCAttgttatttacaaaagaaattaatatttaattagtttttagtATTCTTGTTATGTTTTGGTTTatatcactttttcacaaaaaccggactatttgatccatggtccagATAGTTGTCATGGTTACACCAAAAGCGTAGCTGAGGCTCGACTGCAGCTGCAAAGTaactaactaaataaaagcTGATCATCACGATGAGTTAAAAACAAtacagagagaaagttcacctcgtttttttttctagaagatgaaagaaaacgCCTGCAGGTGATACAGAGCAGTgaccaaaacttttttatttattttttgtttggtctGCAGGTTCCTTTTCGGATGGCTGTATGTCAACATATCTGTTTTGTTGAAGTAACGCCGGGTTCATACTGGACGCTGAAGCGCCACTAATCGTTGCCAAGCGGAGTGCGCGCGGCTTTCAGACGCACATTTTTCTTGACAGatgcttctgctagagcttttatttgtttgtttttgccatcatgggtaataaGTCAATAACCTAAAGATAATATCCCGTGTTTCTGCCAAGAGAAACTGCTCCCTGActctctgttgttgttttacacCCAAAACCCAGCCCCCGCCCACCCGCTCTGGAGTCGgcccactacattgatctgtgtgtgtgcatgcctgtctgttttgtgtgtgtaccGCGCACGcacatgtgtgtgcgtgtgtgtgtgtgtgtaggtgctgcgattttaaattcatttccatctctacagtctttttagatacaaaaacatgatcgcatttgtcaatcgctgcgttttgttgtgaaaaattggttatattttgaaaataaaccggattttctcttgtatcttgatgtaacttcctgtcagaattgacACAGAAGGGTTGCGGCTCACGCATAAATCAGAGCAGATGCCAAACGATCTGCTGTACCACGCGGGCCCTCCACGGAGGACCGCACATGGTATGAACGACGCCACAGGTCAACAAGGGCGCTGAATGGAGGTGGCCTCcattctgcgtccagtgtgaacccggtGCAATACTGCAGACTTCAAAGTCTCAGTTCTGCTCATCttattgttgatttgtttttgagtgcacaaatgacacttttgggatatctgagttaacacttgttaaatgtaaatatttcagacaataacaatgaaggaaacatttttctcatgcctgtttttgtcataaaatttacctagtaaaacagTGTAATTACTAGAGTTcaaccacaacacaaaaatgtgattatgcgatatattattttaatcaattgacagccttaattaaaaacatatgtGCTATAtgtacatttgtgtgtgttaatttaattttgtgattatttgctgATAATAAGAGGTTGACAAATACTGTGACCAATAAATAAATTGCGATTAATGCTTTCCCAGGTTtgcaattagtttttttttaatcaattcccaaCCCTAATATATAGCAATTCCAATAGTACTCATAGATTTTGTATGCTTGCAAGTACAATAGGCTATTTagattaaaacattcaaattccGTTGAACTCTTTATTGTTTATGTAGTTTAACCTGAGGTGTCATCGGTGACATAAAATCTTTaccttactgtaactttttcaccattaacacgatcaatgtcattGATCGTgtgaacaataataaaatgaccGTAATCatagaacaaaaacatggagctctggtgttaaagggtttaaataaaaatgtgtgctCTTGGTGACATCTTACCTTTCCACAGTTCAGTTCCTTGCAGATCATTTGTGAATTCTTATCAGTCCAGCCATTGCCGCACACGGCTTTGTTTGAACCGTTCACATTTACATAAACCTGACCAAAACATTTGCTTTCTCTGTTATTATTCATCAAAACTACTTTAACCGTATCTGCAAAGAGATATATTCCAttgttaaatacattaaaattactactttttgaatttttatggtGACATTTACCTGTGCATGTCAGGTGTAGGTTTTGATCAACAGTGTAGTTTGTGACGCCGCCACAGTTCAGCTTTTTGCATAAATTATCAGCATTTGTGATGTTCTTTTTCACTGGTTTCCACTCAGTTTTCCTCTCCTGCAGCTCCCCTGAACAGGCGTTTATCGGACTTCCTTGAAGCTGCAGCCTCTCGTGTCCTGGAatgttaaaaaagcttttaattaaaCCGTTTTGTGCAGTAAAACCATTTACAataagtgtgttttttcttaCCTTCACATGTGACAACAACAGGGTGTTTGCACTGTTGGGTTCTCCTGATACACTGCCACAGGCTGGTCACCGAATCAATGCCTGAACAATCCACCGCCATCTTCTCTGATCCTTCATAATTGTTCCCGATAACCCACTGCGGTCTTGGAATCTCTTTAAAACCTCCACATCCAAGATTTTTGCACAGCAGTTCTGCAGTCTTGACGTCTTGAGAGAATTGCAATCAGGTTAAAAGAGCTGCAGGTTTTGGAGCAAGAACTTTGGAATTGACAACAAAGATTTTGTGTCTTGTCTTTATTCTCACAAAGctctacactgcaaaaacaagccccccaaattgagaaaaaattctcaaaataataataaaaaatctttaaataagcaaaatatttttagttgaatagttttttgttatttaaattgtgttttatattgtgatatgctTTTATCTAACTTTGTATTTCTCCACTTCCCAGGTCGTTATTGTACATAAGAACATGTTATTAATAGCTCACCTGGtttaaagggttttaaaaaaaatctaccaggGGGATAAAACAAATGGTCTTaacaagaattcttattttaagaaaccaaTTCCAGTCATTAAGACATGCTTTTTCAATCTAAGATTCTTTCTtagtttaaaaactttcttaaaaggatatttttcttacaagacagcaaacaagacatttttcttgaaacagtCTTTAGCAGAGTAcagttcatttacattttacattttatttttgaaaatgtgcaacattttaaaaaaaaaagacacctgGACTACCTAACCTTTActagtttttagtgtttttagatatagtttttttaaaaatgtacgtCACTTTTGCTGTTATatatatctacattttttatttacaatgtcttCTTCACTGATTTTTTGTAGGAAGTTGTGTTGTAATAGATGCCAACCTTGTGATCCCCAGTTGTCCTTGCAGAAGTATCCAGAAGAGGAAGTATTCCCAGTCACAGAGTACTTTGCTACTCCATGACATTGTTGTGGTTCTAGACTTATCTCAATTTGATCTAAaagatttaacagttttaacatgtcataaatgcaaaaaaaatatattttttgacagCATTTTGTGTGATTCAGACCTGAACATTTGATCATCTTCACCGTGGGCTTTTGGTAGAAGCTGACGCCTGGAGCCGGATAGCCTCCACAGTCCCACAGATCGTTCTCGTCTCCGCTGCACTGCAGTTCGTTCAGCCACACCGTTCTGCTCTCCAGCCTCGGGACATTTTTGGTGGCACCAGGCACCGGTACCCCACACTGAGTGGTTCTGCAGACCACCTCCTCGGTGCTGCTGTTCCAGTGTTTATCTCCAACATACCCCGTTATGTTGTTGTAGTAGATTTCTACATGACCCTCACAGGGGTTTTCTCCACCACGCAGAACAACTTTACCTTTAGCTGTTAATGAGGGAAAAGTTGAAGTAAACTAAGGCATTTGTAATTCAAACCATCATTTcagtaattatttgttattttttgcgGAATAGTTGAATTTTACATtccttcttttgtcttttaccagaaaattaagaataagAACAGATGACCCCCCACCCCAAATACTGTTATTCTGCAGATTCTTCATTGTCATAGTGCAGGAATTTGCAACCtgaagccacatgtggctcttttatctctctgttattgctctttgactttgaaaataaaaatgcaaattcttTGATTAAATAATAGGTTTGTTAGTTTGTTACAGGTGAtcttattttagtaaaaaaacatattttattcatgtatttttctacTTATATtcaggaatatatatatatatacataatataaattagggctgtgaacattaacgcattAACACTTTCGATTAATCCAAAAGAGTTAATGCATGAATATGTATTAGTGTAACTTAACTGAAGAAACAGTTCGTTGCTTTAACTCtgtggttcaggcttccacggcgtgtattaaaacattttatcccacttataccatggtcgcttacaaaataaataactactCAATCggttttagtacttttttttttattcttgctgtttttgtggtttagatcactttttcccAAAAAGCGGACTACTTGATCCATGGTCcggtgccatattgtacaaataaattttacctggtaaaacattgcgactgatcgtgattaatcccaacacaaaagtgcgattattctgatttttttttttgtaattgattggcagcagtatttaaaaaataaatgttctaagtGTATTTGTTCtaaatgtatttgcatttgATTCCATATTGATATTATTCGCTGATAATAGGTGGTTGAcaaatactgagacaaaaaaaattatagtgattaatcgcgattatttttttccaggtttgcaataaattagttatttttttttgttgattccCGGccttaatataaatataaatatgtatttatatttatacatttttctacttttattttacattaagtCATCTTGTTTGCAAATAAATCTGCTAGAGCGGGAGGATttcatttgacagattttattttgaaaggactagtatgtgctgctgtcaaaagtcaAATTAGTTCAGATTATCAAATATAGAAATATGGACGCTTGTtacattcaattaaaaaaaaatgggtaacCTCACTTTAAGttatttgctttaaaagaaCACAGGTGTTTTCATTCTGCTCACGAGAACTATAAGATGACCTTCAGGTAAAAGTTGAAACGTTTCCCGGTCAGAGACATGATCCGTGTTTGTTTAGTTTACGTGCTCGTCCAACACACTCTCACCAGTCTGTTCTGTTCTAACTTTATCCACAAACATTACTGAGCAAAACTTGGGGGAAAAGGCTAAATATTGGCCAGTttgaattgtttatttttgtttgtggtgatgcaaaaaagaataaaacagaataaatttgatttaaaaaagaaaaactaaaaacatttaatcaaaaaattaaaataaaatccatccatccatccatccattttcctgaccgctgtgtccctttcggggtcgcggggtgccggagcctatcccggctactgaagggcgaaggtggggtttaccctggaaaggtcgccagtccgtcgcagggattaaaataaaatatcttgaaaaatatccatccatccatccatccatccatccatttccttgaccgcttcttccctttcggggtcgcgggggtgccggagcctatcccggccactgatgggcgaaggcggggtacaccctggacaggtctccagtctgtctcagggcctcaatcacacacccattcactctcacattcacacctaggggcaatttagagtcaccaatcaacctatgaagcatgtttttggacggtgggaggaagccggagtccccggtgaaaacccacgcatgcacggggagaacatgcaaactccacacagaaaggtcccagccaggattcgaaccggggccttctcgctgtgaggcaagagcgctaaccactgcgccactgtgcagccctcttgaaaaactatttttaaaaatcaaaaatcatgtaaaaatattttgaaaaacagactATCCTACAAAGTTGACCACACTCATAACATTAGCGGTCATCCATGGACTTCCCTGCTTTGTGTCCACCAGGATTGACTCAAGTATAAATAGTTCATACTGCCCAATATTTAACTTTtcccaaagtttttctttgaaatgtttgtggATAAAGTTGGAAGACTGGCGATATTTTGATGAGcacataaattaaacaaacacgAATCATCTCTTTGACACGGACACAGTAGCTGCTTTTCCATAACACATATgtattaaactttattgaaattctaacTATAATTATAACACAATTTTGGAACTCtactgttttaattaattataataatgcgaataaacacaaactaactcATGCTATAAGTCACTCAAATgttgtgaacaatactttgatttacagcagatacattcacatttctgccacggcatTAGtgttcatcatcatctatcaaaggagacgtcggcgtcttattcaggccatgaaGCCGAGCTATATGGaagcggctacagatgaagtgattttgggaaatcatggttggtgattttacagaggagctgtggatccaacaaccATGACACgttcaacttttgatgagctgtgtgaccTTTTGCGCTGCTTAGTGATTTAATCctagtgtttccattacagttttgtgaaatatatcAATTTGAATGCACCTCAAAACCACCTCCTTCAAGcacaaaaacctcaataaatgcaAGAGtttgtttgtcctttttattgtgtttccatttgttttcgcaaattcaatttgcacaatttcatagtcaatggaaacaccgTTACTGAGGCTTTTCAACTTTAAATTGCAGGTCAGCAGATGTAGTTAGTGCCAAAAACCATTTTAGTTCTTTGCTTTTAGAGTTCCTTAAGtcaaaaaattaagacaaaattcatgaaaattaaaaattagaaaagttatttttttttttaaaatacactcCAAAAATAGAACGAACATCAcctgttattttcatttaattgaatGCAATATACTTCTATAT
It encodes:
- the LOC112159755 gene encoding snRNA-activating protein complex subunit 1 (The sequence of the model RefSeq protein was modified relative to this genomic sequence to represent the inferred CDS: added 114 bases not found in genome assembly); translation: MKSAVTPRAESSMNLIRKDLASQLRSSVMDFHNWQQTKLSGVDEEEDSAEGTSSQMEASKRAELLASIKLKAFGEAAEMCKSRRHRQVEVDVPVSEAEXTKRKSNVKH
- the LOC118598932 gene encoding scavenger receptor cysteine-rich type 1 protein M160-like, whose product is MELTSKASSNAAAVWMEPPAESEGNVERAFLSQREELFTSTFPSLTAKGKVVLRGGENPCEGHVEIYYNNITGYVGDKHWNSSTEEVVCRTTQCGVPVPGATKNVPRLESRTVWLNELQCSGDENDLWDCGGYPAPGVSFYQKPTVKMIKCSGLNHTKCCQKIYFFCIYDMLKLLNLLDQIEISLEPQQCHGVAKYSVTGNTSSSGYFCKDNWGSQDVKTAELLCKNLGCGGFKEIPRPQWVIGNNYEGSEKMAVDCSGIDSVTSLWQCIRRTQQCKHPVVVTCEGHERLQLQGSPINACSGELQERKTEWKPVKKNITNADNLCKKLNCGGVTNYTVDQNLHLTCTDTVKVVLMNNNRESKCFGQVYVNVNGSNKAVCGNGWTDKNSQMICKELNCGKSIQLSIKDAATSGVMDYVECLGDESSLWHCKALRGQQLTCKNTPHIICSESVKFRLADGPGKCAGRLEVQHGDEWKRVAKSGWDEENSDNICQRLNSDKGACTNRGR